A segment of the Entomomonas moraniae genome:
TAAGCAAGCCCTACCAGTTAGGGCTTTTTAATGAGCTGAATATTTTAGTAAATATAAAAAAAATACTAGAGGTAATAGCACCAATGAGAGGAGAAGATGCAAATAAAATCACATAAAATTTTACTTGTTCAAAGCCATGAATAGAGCTACCAGGGCTATCAATATTTGATATAGAGTAAAATGATATTGCACCAATCATAATTATTGCCCCTAATATAAACAGAACAACTTTTATAGGACCAGGTTTTATTACTTTACCTACTATTATAATCAGTATTACGGCTATAACTGATGAAACAATGAGGGCTATAAAAAATATCGCAAGCAAAATTAATCCCATAATAAATCCTTATAAAGAGCACATTACAAATTACTGAGAACATTCTAATGTAATGTCAGCTTATTAACCAATCTCACAACTAGCTAGCCTTATCAAAGCCTAGCCTAATTTAACCATAAACTACTAACAGACTTATCTACAGTTATTGTGGATAAAGTGAGGTGTTGTCATGCCTATTAAATCAATTTCATTTAATGAAGAAATGCTTAAGCTGCTTAACGAGGATTTGAAAAGAGGTGATGTATGAGGGTAACTCTCAAAGAATGGAATAAAAAATATTTTGCGAGGCCAAGATCGACTCGGCAGTTATCGCGTTATATCCAAGACGGTAAAATATACCCTGCTCCCGTAAAAATCGGACGAGAGTACGAAGTAGATAGTGAAGCAATTCTATTAAATAAAGAAGCTATAAATAACCCTAACACATTAATGAGGCGGATAAATGAGCAGAAAGAGAGGAGCAAAAACAAAAGATTTACCGCCTAATTTATACCTAAGAAAAGGGATTTACTACTACAGAGATATAAGAGATAAAAAAGAATATTCGTTAGGCAAGAATAAATCTTTAGCAGTGACCGAAGCAATACAAGCCAATCTAGCTATATTAAAACCCACCATTTCTTTATTAGACCGTATTAACAATATCCAAGTTGTTACTCTTCATGAGTGGCTAGACAGGTATCATGAAATAGTTAATAAGCGAGGCTTAAGAAAAAATAGTTTGAGAGATTATAAAACTAAAATCTCAATCCTTAAAGCTAATCTAGCTGATAGCAATATCAATGAGCTGACAGCAAAGGAAATAGCAAGCTTTATAAATAACTATCGTAGTCCATCAATGGCTAAATTGCTTCGCACTACTCTATCAGATGCCTTTAATGAGGCAATCGCCGCTGGATTAGCAAACAATAATCCTGTCACAATAACAAAACCACCAAAAACAAAAGTAATGCGCTCAAGACTAGAGTTAGATCAATTTAAAACCGCCCTTGAAAATGCTCCAAAAAAATATGGTTATATGTTCATGCTATCCCTTTTAACTGGACAAAGAATAGGAGATATAACACTCCTTAAATGGGAGGATATAAAAGAGGATAGGCTTTATATAGAACAATCTAAAACAGGGGCAAGAATAGCCATACCTCTATCATTAAGACTAGAAGCTATCAATATTGATCTTAGAAGTATTTTAGAATTACTTAAAAATGATTCTGAGTTAATTTGTAATACATCTCAAGCTACCTTGAGAAGAATATTTGATAAATCGTTACCAGTAATAGAAAACAAACCAACTTACCATGAAATAAGAAGTTTATCAGCAAGGCTATACGAAAGTGAGAAAGGGGCAGAATTTGCTAAAAAACTACTAGGACATAAATCTATGCTGATGACTGATAAGTACCTGGATAATCGCAATAATTCTTTTGTGCAGTTATGAGCTTATAATGAGTTATTATGAACTTCAATACATAACCTATTGATTTTAAGAAGCTTATTAGCCAAGGTATATTTCTAACCAAAATATCCATAAAGCGATTAGAAATATAAGTAGATTTTTATCTGTATAATGAAATGTTAAAAGCTATTAACTCACTGACACATACATGGGGTAAAGTACTCTTTCCTCGCATTTAATGCGTCTCACTAATACATCACAAACATCATTAAACTCTGAGGGAAATTCTTCTTGTAAATTGGCCTCTTTCTCTAACGTTTTATACTTTGATAAAAAGTTAACAACTGCCGTGCTGATACCACTCATTTCTTTTTGAAGCTCACGCATCATCTTCAAATTTACTGGGTCATCTGCTAATGATCGTTGTAAATAGATATAGAGATCTATATTCTCTATCAGTAGGTGAGCATATATTTTTTCACGAAAAATTTGTAGCTCTTTTGTAACAGTGCTCCAATTTTTATTATCTACGGCCTTTTGGATTCGGCTGACAATATTAAAAAGAATTTGATGGTCATCTTTCAAAGTAGCAACTAGCTCTGGTTTGTAGCTTCCAGCACCACCAACTTGTTTATTAGGCGTAGGAGAATTGGTTGGAGTTGGGTTCTCTTGAGTGTTACGTTTAAGTAGTGAGAAAAATCGTTGTAAAATCATTGTATCTTCGTATTGCAAATAAATTATCTATAGTGATTAATATTAAATACTAATCATCTGGGTTTCATCTTGTATGTCAGTTACGTATAACGACTAATTACAAGTAACTAATCGTTATTCTGTGCTTATAAGACAAGTTTACGGTTTGAAGCTTTAATAAACTCTTTCTTTAAATCTTCATAGGTATGTACGGCAGGATATTGAGGAAACTCTTTTATTACATGCGCAGGTGCATGAAAGAGTATACCTGCATGAGCTTCTTCAAGCATTGCGGTATCATTATAGGAGTCACCCGTTGCAATACAGCGATAATAGAGACTTTTAAACGCAATGATTGATTGACGTTTAGGATCTTTTTGTCGAATTTGGTAATCCACTACGCAATCTTGATCATCGATCACTAAATTATGGCACAATAATGTAGGAGAACCCAACTGGCGCACTAAAGGACGAGCAAATTGATAAAACGTATCGGAAAGAATAACCACTTGGAAACGCTCACGCAACCAATCAACAAACTCAATAGCACCATCTAAAGGTTTTAAGGTTGCAATAACTTCCTGAATATCTTTAAGCTTTAAGCCATGTTCATCTAAAATACGTAAACGCTGTTTCATTAAAACATCATAATCTGGAATATCTCGAGTTGTAGCTTTTAACTCCTTAATCCCCGTTTTCTCTGCAAAGGCAACCCAAATTTCAGGGATTAATACACCCTCAAGATCTAAGCAAGCAATTTCCACTGTTATTTCCTCAATAAAAATTAATAATATTTACCACATCAAATCGTCTGGAACAGCATAATCCTTATAAGGATCATCTTCATCCGCTTCTTTTTTCTGTTCGTTTAATACAACAATGCGCTGTTCGTTGCGTTCTTTTATTTTCAGCGCCACATCACGGGGAACAACTTCATAATACCCTTCAAAACTGACAATCGCTAAACTGCCCTTTACTAATTTATCACGAATCACTTCATTAACAGCGATTCGTTTTACTTTTTTATGGTCAACAAAATTATAATAATCTTCTGTATCAAGACGAGGTAACCGCGCATTAACAATAAGCTGCTTTATTTCTGCTGCAATTGCTTTACGACGTTTCTTTTCTTCTTGCTGCTGGTTTAGTTCTTGATCTTTTACTTGCTTTTGAAGAAGGGTCTCTTTAATCGCTTGTTGCTGTGAAGTATCTTTATCCAGCAAGCCTTTATTCTGCAATTTTGTTTCTTTTTGCTTTTGCTTTGCAGCCTGTTTGACTTGCTTTTCATTGACCAAACCAGCTTTCAGTAACTGATCGCGCAGTGACATACTCATAAAAACAAACTCTTTAGTGTAGGTTACGTTAAATAATAAAAGGCTACTATTCTACTGTAGCTTATTCAAAAACAAAATATTTACTGTTCATCTCTTAAAAAAACGAGTTTTTGATCACTTGAATGCTTTTCTGAAAAATAATACCCTTCACAATCAAATGCTTTGACTTGATCTATCGTTTTTAATTGGTTTTTGATCACATAGCGCGCCATCATACCCCGCGCCTTTTTTGCATAAAAACTTATAATTTTATATTGTCCTGATTTAAAATCTTTAAAATCAACATCAATAATATCAGCGTCTAATAAATTAGGCTTAACTGATTTAAAATACTCATTAGAGGCTAAATTAAGTAATACCTTATCGCCCTGCTCGGCAATTGCCTTGTTGAGCCATTGCGTAATTTCATTCCCCCAAAACTCATAAAGATTCTTACCTTTACTATTCGCGAACTTAGTGCCCATTTCTAATCGATAGGGTTGCATCAAATCTAATGGTCGTAATATGCCATAAAGCCCAGACAAAATACGTAAATGTTGTTGCGCAAAAGCAAAGTCTTTCTGTGTAAAATCCTCAACGGCTAACCCTGTATAAACATCACCTTTAAAAGCTAAAATGGCTTGTCGTGCATTATCTTGGTTAAAATTAGGTGTCCACTCAGCAAAACGAGCGACATTCAGCGCCGCTAACTTATCTGAAATGCTCATTAAGCTAGCCACTTCTTGTACAGAAAGTTTTTTAAGTTGCTTAATTAACTGTTCTGAATGCTTTGTATAAGCAGGTTCAGTATACTCTTTAACATCAACAACACTCGTATAGTCCAATGTTTTAGCTGGAGAAATGACCATCAACATAAATCTAAATACTCCCATGATTTTGGTATTTATAACCAATCATAAATTAATACTGGTGCAACAATAAAATATTGTCAATGATTATGCAGTCCACAACAATCACAA
Coding sequences within it:
- a CDS encoding hemerythrin domain-containing protein; this translates as MILQRFFSLLKRNTQENPTPTNSPTPNKQVGGAGSYKPELVATLKDDHQILFNIVSRIQKAVDNKNWSTVTKELQIFREKIYAHLLIENIDLYIYLQRSLADDPVNLKMMRELQKEMSGISTAVVNFLSKYKTLEKEANLQEEFPSEFNDVCDVLVRRIKCEERVLYPMYVSVS
- a CDS encoding excisionase, producing the protein MRVTLKEWNKKYFARPRSTRQLSRYIQDGKIYPAPVKIGREYEVDSEAILLNKEAINNPNTLMRRINEQKERSKNKRFTA
- the thrH gene encoding bifunctional phosphoserine phosphatase/homoserine phosphotransferase ThrH; the protein is MEIACLDLEGVLIPEIWVAFAEKTGIKELKATTRDIPDYDVLMKQRLRILDEHGLKLKDIQEVIATLKPLDGAIEFVDWLRERFQVVILSDTFYQFARPLVRQLGSPTLLCHNLVIDDQDCVVDYQIRQKDPKRQSIIAFKSLYYRCIATGDSYNDTAMLEEAHAGILFHAPAHVIKEFPQYPAVHTYEDLKKEFIKASNRKLVL
- the yaaA gene encoding peroxide stress protein YaaA, with amino-acid sequence MLMVISPAKTLDYTSVVDVKEYTEPAYTKHSEQLIKQLKKLSVQEVASLMSISDKLAALNVARFAEWTPNFNQDNARQAILAFKGDVYTGLAVEDFTQKDFAFAQQHLRILSGLYGILRPLDLMQPYRLEMGTKFANSKGKNLYEFWGNEITQWLNKAIAEQGDKVLLNLASNEYFKSVKPNLLDADIIDVDFKDFKSGQYKIISFYAKKARGMMARYVIKNQLKTIDQVKAFDCEGYYFSEKHSSDQKLVFLRDEQ
- a CDS encoding tyrosine-type recombinase/integrase, which translates into the protein MSRKRGAKTKDLPPNLYLRKGIYYYRDIRDKKEYSLGKNKSLAVTEAIQANLAILKPTISLLDRINNIQVVTLHEWLDRYHEIVNKRGLRKNSLRDYKTKISILKANLADSNINELTAKEIASFINNYRSPSMAKLLRTTLSDAFNEAIAAGLANNNPVTITKPPKTKVMRSRLELDQFKTALENAPKKYGYMFMLSLLTGQRIGDITLLKWEDIKEDRLYIEQSKTGARIAIPLSLRLEAINIDLRSILELLKNDSELICNTSQATLRRIFDKSLPVIENKPTYHEIRSLSARLYESEKGAEFAKKLLGHKSMLMTDKYLDNRNNSFVQL
- a CDS encoding DUF2058 domain-containing protein; the protein is MSMSLRDQLLKAGLVNEKQVKQAAKQKQKETKLQNKGLLDKDTSQQQAIKETLLQKQVKDQELNQQQEEKKRRKAIAAEIKQLIVNARLPRLDTEDYYNFVDHKKVKRIAVNEVIRDKLVKGSLAIVSFEGYYEVVPRDVALKIKERNEQRIVVLNEQKKEADEDDPYKDYAVPDDLMW